TGGGCTTTACAGCAACACGCACGACGGGAGACACAGAGTACTTCATGTCAGCAATGTTGTGAGCGGTTTCGCAAGTGGTGATGGTACCACTCTTCAAAATGTACTGATCTACACCGACCAAACAACAAGTGTTACCACATGGAACATCCTGAATCTGCTCAGTGTAACGACCCATCATAAGCACAGTACGCTGAACGTTCTTAACCAGCAAGTCAGCCTTTTCACCAGGGACGTATTTTGGACCCTGAATCCTAACCTTCTGGCCAGTGGCAACCGTACCGGAGAAGACCCTACCGAAAGCGTAGAAACGACCCTTGTCAGAGGTCGGTACCATTTTAGAAATGTACATCATCAATGGTGCATCAGGGTCACAGTTGCGGATACCATTGGCAGCCTCATCGTCCATGGGACCGGTGTAAAGGTTCTCTACACGGTATTTCTGGGCCTCAAATGGAGATGGAAGGTGGCTGACAATCATCTGCAAAAGCACATCACCAGCTGGGAGCCATATCTGCATGACTCTCTTAAGAAGGGCCTTGCCAGTAAGTTCACGGTCCTCACCCTTCAATTCAACACCAATTGATTTTAGTTGAGCTTGGTATTTCGGCTTGTCGTCGTTCATGATGTTAGTGAAGAGACTGCAGATGGGTTTCATGATGAAATTGCAGAAGGCACGTTCAGGTGCTTCCGGAGTAGACTCGGAAAGCCATACCTTACCGGTCTTCGAGAAGAAGTGGTCACCCCAAAGGTAGTGCATCATCTTCTGCTTAGAGATACCGAATTTGGTATTGTAGATACGAGCGAACGTCTCAATGGTAAAGGCCCATCCGTGGAGACCAGAACCGaaagatacagtacctTTTTCAGGGTAGACCTGTACATTACCCATAAGTTCATCGTTGTAAGTAGCAATGATAACGTTGACGTTTTCAATGCAACGAAGGAAGGTCATGTAAATCTCTTCAGCTCCCATCTGCAGTTCCAACAAAGCTCTGTCGACCTTGTTGACGTGAAGCACGGGCCTAATACGCTCACCAAGTGCCTGTCTAAGCACGGTCTCAGTCTGCACACAGACACCTTCAATGGTATCTACGACAACCAAAGCACCATCAGTAACACGAAGAGCAGCAGTGACCTCAGAGGAGAAGTCAACGTGTCCCGGGGAATCGATCAAGTTAATAAGGAAAGGCTGCATACCGTTACCGTCGTCAAGATCGTGCTCAAAGTACATAGAAATACCGGTAGACTTGATAGTGATGCAACGCTCCTGCTCATCAGCACGTGTGTCGGTGAAACGAGCGTCACCAGCATTTTTCGCAGCAATAATACCGGCCTTCGAGACAAGGGAGTCAGTAAGGGTACTCTTTCCGTGGTCGACGTGCGCAATAACAGACATGTTGCGAATGTTTTTGGGGTTACCCATAATTTCACGCATCTGCTCCACCGTGAAGTTCACCATCTTGAATACAGTTGCGTTAACTAAATTAAGTAAAGGAAAATGAGGTATTTGTGGCAACCTCAAGTTAAAGATTGAGGGAAGTAGAGATAATTGTTTGTGCCTCCGTGATTCGAAAATGTCCCCACACATAGGAAAAGTTTATAACCCAGAAATACACAATATTCATTAGTCGTAAAAAACGAATAGAAAGTTATATTTAACTGTTCACGGTAGGCACTTGAGTGTCTAACGTACACAAAACGGGTTACGCCTTGTATGTAGGTTAATGTCTTGGTGTGTAGCACCTTGATGTCAACACACCTAAACCAAGCTCTGTGAATATCTTCTATTGGATAAGGTAAACTTTAACTTATTTATCGATACATAGAGGCGAAATGGTCGACTTAGATAATcagttttatatatttgtgtaTAATCCTGTAAGCACAGTTAATGGACGGGCAGTTGCGCTCTCTATTAGACATTAGTTAAAATACTTCTAGCATTTGTAGGGAATTTAAAGTGCTGGCCATTTGACTGCTGCATTTTAATATGCCAATAGTTAATCGGTTAACTCTAGTCTGCCTCATAACACACCCTCGCGGTGTTATCTGGATAACTTCATTATAAATGTCCAATAAGCCTATGTGTTCATATTTTAACATTGAGTCGACACAATGTTCAATGGAGTTGGTCTCACCACGCCAAGAGGCAGTGGTACCAACGGCTATGTCCAACGGAGTCTCGCCAACCTTCCACCCATAAGAATATCCAAGCATGATGACTCACGCCTCCCAGTCAATAAGCCGAAGTTTAGGGTTAATTCGGAAATCGCACAGCATGAAAAGCTAAGATCTCTAGAGGTTAAACTGCTAGAGTTGCGAATACAAAATGCAGATAAGATGTCTGCTGAAGAACTGGAAGCCTTCATATCGAATGAAAGACAGCGATTAATGAAACTTCTCGAAAACGATATGATGGGTGCCCATGTTAAAGAGTGAGTGACTTCATTTTGCTTTATAATTTGTACAGCAACCAAAGCAATATGCTTGCTGAAATGAAGTTGAAACAAAACCAAAAGATGGAAGATGCCTTGAAATTACGGCCGAAAGAGAAAAACGTTAAGACGGCAAGGGAACAGCGTAATTCAGATCGCAATACACGAGAGGGAAGGATTGTATCAACACATGATTTCAAGGATAGACATATTACATCTCACTCAAAGAGTCGCAGTCGTGACCGTAGTTACCATCGAAGTTATGTAAATAAAGGAAGACGTAATAAATCTAGTTCTGTCGACTCTTATATGCGTGGTAGGAACAGTCGCCGCCATAGACGTTCGTACTCACGTGATTATAGCGACAGTAGCGGAAGGTCGTCGAGCGACTCTTCGGAATATTCAAGGCGTAGTTATCGGCGATCTAGCAGCCGTAGCAGTGACTATTCCCGTAGTTCGTATTATGAAACTCCCGATGCATCACGTAGTGAGTCATTCAGGTCCCTAAGTAGAAGGAGGAGTGTCTCTAAATCACACAGGGAGCATGCATCAAGGCATTATTCCCATAGAGTTGAACGTAGGAACACTTCTCGCTACAGAAGAGAAAGGAGACATTCAAGTGAATCCTCGGGTAGTATGGAACG
This is a stretch of genomic DNA from Babesia bovis T2Bo chromosome 1, whole genome shotgun sequence. It encodes these proteins:
- a CDS encoding putative elongation factor 2 (EF-2), with the protein product MVNFTVEQMREIMGNPKNIRNMSVIAHVDHGKSTLTDSLVSKAGIIAAKNAGDARFTDTRADEQERCITIKSTGISMYFEHDLDDGNGMQPFLINLIDSPGHVDFSSEVTAALRVTDGALVVVDTIEGVCVQTETVLRQALGERIRPVLHVNKVDRALLELQMGAEEIYMTFLRCIENVNVIIATYNDELMGNVQVYPEKGTVSFGSGLHGWAFTIETFARIYNTKFGISKQKMMHYLWGDHFFSKTGKVWLSESTPEAPERAFCNFIMKPICSLFTNIMNDDKPKYQAQLKSIGVELKGEDRELTGKALLKRVMQIWLPAGDVLLQMIVSHLPSPFEAQKYRVENLYTGPMDDEAANGIRNCDPDAPLMMYISKMVPTSDKGRFYAFGRVFSGTVATGQKVRIQGPKYVPGEKADLLVKNVQRTVLMMGRYTEQIQDVPCGNTCCLVGVDQYILKSGTITTCETAHNIADMKYSVSPVVRVAVKPKDSKDLPKLVEGLKKLSKSDPLVVCTTEESGEHIIAGCGELHVEICLKDLRDEYAQIDFIVSDPVVSYRETVGAESSITCLSKSPNKHNRLFMKAEPFAEGLSEAIEENKITSRDDARERANVLANDFEWDKNAALKIWCFGPETTGPNILVDLTTGVQYMNEIKDHCNSAFQWATKEGALCDENMRGIRFNLLDVTMHADAIHRGAGQIMPTCRRCLYACELTAQPKLQEPIFLVDINCPQDAVGGVYSTLNQRRGHVFHEENRAGTPLIEIKAYLPVAESFGFTTALRASTSGQAFPQCVFDHWQLMTGDALEKGSKLNEIILAIRQRKGLKADIPSLDQFYDKL
- a CDS encoding cwf21 domain family protein; translation: MFNGVGLTTPRGSGTNGYVQRSLANLPPIRISKHDDSRLPVNKPKFRVNSEIAQHEKLRSLEVKLLELRIQNADKMSAEELEAFISNERQRLMKLLENDMMGAHVKDNQSNMLAEMKLKQNQKMEDALKLRPKEKNVKTAREQRNSDRNTREGRIVSTHDFKDRHITSHSKSRSRDRSYHRSYVNKGRRNKSSSVDSYMRGRNSRRHRRSYSRDYSDSSGRSSSDSSEYSRRSYRRSSSRSSDYSRSSYYETPDASRSESFRSLSRRRSVSKSHREHASRHYSHRVERRNTSRYRRERRHSSESSGSMERSYSKGAVYRRRSRVDHRKRQYDDRSISKGVKRNITRKDRKISRSSSRDYDSSHTYNNRSHSSRRRSRRSYRSHSNSRYASGSPIRGSGSNDHEFSPDISNRRHIAQETLSDADHMSDSQHTQSLELGNEGYSTDSSMEHSDN